From one Novosphingobium sp. genomic stretch:
- a CDS encoding LysR family transcriptional regulator, with protein MGTHPLSNHALGGPVGGFHPATVDLNLLRILAVVLNRRNVTGAAEHLGMSQPAVSRSLARLRNLFGDPLLIRANGRMQLTHYAQCIAGPLSSWLEGVSSLVSVAPFAPETLTRRFRIASSDYGALAVAGPALPGLMAQAPHAGIDIVPLSRDSHRALAAGDIDLILTGGEGDPAQHHQRLLFEDDLVCLMAPDHRWLATPSAARGRIDLESYLDCDHIAVAAAHDGKDVVEAASTRPRRVVMSLPYAFLAPAMLSGDLIATVPRRLAEQGASGRWRIVEAPRELGRFTCRALWSERSRGDAALSWLIDLLADACAQTPAPAEHRVPAMA; from the coding sequence ATGGGAACCCATCCCCTCTCGAACCACGCTTTGGGCGGCCCGGTCGGCGGTTTTCACCCCGCCACGGTGGATCTCAACCTGCTGCGCATTCTGGCGGTGGTGCTCAACCGCCGCAATGTGACCGGCGCGGCCGAGCATCTGGGGATGAGCCAGCCCGCCGTCAGCCGTTCGCTGGCGCGGCTGCGCAATCTTTTCGGCGATCCGCTGCTGATCCGCGCCAATGGGCGGATGCAACTGACGCATTATGCGCAATGCATCGCCGGGCCGCTGTCCTCATGGCTGGAGGGTGTGTCCTCGCTGGTCAGCGTGGCGCCTTTCGCGCCCGAAACGCTGACGCGGCGCTTTCGCATCGCCAGCAGCGATTATGGCGCTCTGGCGGTGGCGGGGCCGGCCTTGCCGGGGCTGATGGCGCAGGCTCCGCATGCCGGGATCGATATCGTGCCTCTGTCGCGCGACAGCCATCGCGCTCTGGCGGCGGGCGACATCGACCTGATCCTGACCGGCGGCGAGGGCGACCCCGCCCAGCACCATCAGCGCCTGCTGTTCGAGGATGATCTGGTCTGCCTGATGGCGCCCGACCATCGCTGGCTGGCCACGCCTTCTGCCGCGCGCGGACGCATCGATCTGGAGAGCTATCTCGATTGCGACCATATCGCTGTGGCGGCCGCCCATGACGGCAAGGACGTTGTCGAGGCGGCCTCGACCAGGCCCCGCCGCGTGGTGATGAGCTTGCCCTATGCCTTCCTCGCCCCCGCCATGCTGAGCGGCGACCTGATTGCCACCGTGCCCCGCCGTCTGGCCGAGCAGGGTGCCTCTGGCCGCTGGCGCATCGTCGAGGCGCCGCGCGAGCTGGGCCGCTTCACCTGTCGCGCCCTGTGGAGCGAGCGCAGCCGGGGTGACGCCGCCTTGTCGTGGCTGATCGATCTGCTGGCGGATGCCTGCGCTCAAACCCCGGCTCCGGCCGAGCATCGGGTGCCCGCCATGGCCTGA
- a CDS encoding molybdenum cofactor guanylyltransferase, protein MRVLGAVLAGGRSSRFGSDKALALLEGVSLLDHARAALSPFCAEVVVCGHPHPGARVLADRPAPDMGPLGGLNAALHEALAGGFDGVLVTGCDMPSFPPALAHALIGDGAAVLEGQPLAAWWPANLAEALDRHLAETSRHSIHGWIETVKPRIVTMPDLVLPNVNRPGDLEQLTRATRT, encoded by the coding sequence ATGCGCGTGCTGGGCGCCGTGTTGGCGGGCGGGCGCTCCTCGCGCTTTGGCAGTGACAAGGCGCTGGCGCTGCTGGAGGGGGTGAGCCTGCTCGACCATGCGCGGGCAGCCCTCTCCCCCTTTTGCGCCGAGGTGGTGGTCTGCGGTCACCCCCATCCCGGCGCCCGCGTGCTGGCCGACCGGCCCGCGCCCGATATGGGGCCTTTGGGCGGGCTGAACGCCGCACTGCATGAAGCGCTGGCGGGCGGCTTTGATGGGGTGCTGGTCACCGGCTGCGACATGCCCAGCTTTCCGCCCGCTCTGGCCCATGCGCTGATCGGCGATGGTGCGGCGGTGCTGGAGGGGCAGCCGCTCGCCGCATGGTGGCCAGCCAATCTGGCCGAGGCGCTCGATCGCCATCTGGCCGAAACGAGCAGGCATTCGATCCATGGCTGGATCGAGACGGTGAAGCCGCGCATCGTCACCATGCCCGATCTGGTGCTGCCCAATGTCAACCGGCCCGGCGATCTGGAACAGTTAACGCGGGCGACGCGCACCTGA
- the cobA gene encoding uroporphyrinogen-III C-methyltransferase, giving the protein MTEDFPAGMVWLVGAGPGDPELLTRKAERLIRAADVIFHDALVGAGVLALARAETRLEGVGKRSGCHSKTQAEINDLLVEAARQGLRVVRLKGGDPSIFGRSAEEMDHLAAHGIAMRVCPGVTTASAAAAGALASLTLRGAARGVTFVTAHLRAGEPLQLDWQALALPHATLGIYMGRAAAGEIARQLIEAGRDPETPVMVAVNVSRPDERLIRGKLAALPFLVAAISEEDPTLLLIGEALAPRGQGRFVSVEEALQR; this is encoded by the coding sequence ATGACTGAGGATTTTCCCGCTGGCATGGTCTGGCTGGTCGGCGCCGGGCCGGGCGATCCCGAGCTGTTGACGCGTAAGGCCGAAAGGTTGATCCGCGCCGCCGATGTGATCTTTCACGACGCGCTGGTGGGCGCCGGGGTGCTGGCGCTGGCCCGCGCGGAGACGCGGCTGGAAGGCGTCGGCAAGCGTTCAGGCTGCCACAGCAAAACCCAGGCCGAGATCAACGATCTGCTGGTTGAGGCGGCGCGTCAGGGCCTGCGGGTCGTGAGGCTGAAAGGCGGTGACCCCTCGATCTTCGGGCGCAGCGCCGAGGAGATGGATCATCTGGCCGCTCATGGCATTGCGATGCGGGTCTGCCCCGGCGTCACCACCGCCAGCGCGGCGGCGGCGGGTGCTCTGGCTTCGCTGACCTTGCGCGGTGCGGCGCGCGGCGTGACCTTTGTTACCGCCCATCTGCGCGCCGGGGAGCCGTTGCAGCTCGATTGGCAGGCTTTGGCGCTGCCCCATGCCACGCTGGGGATCTATATGGGCCGCGCGGCGGCGGGCGAGATCGCGCGGCAACTGATCGAGGCCGGGCGCGATCCCGAAACGCCGGTGATGGTGGCGGTCAATGTCTCGCGGCCGGATGAACGGCTGATCCGTGGCAAGCTGGCAGCGCTGCCTTTTCTGGTGGCGGCCATCAGCGAGGAGGACCCGACGCTGCTGTTGATCGGCGAGGCGTTGGCGCCGCGCGGGCAGGGCCGTTTTGTCAGCGTGGAAGAGGCCCTGCAGCGTTAA